The genomic segment TAGTATTGCATTAATTACGATCTTATCACTATTAACTTTATCACTGTATAAAAACAATAATATAAGACTGAATACCAACACTATGCTTCATAAAAAGAATGATGAACTTATTGTTGCCAAAGAAAAAGCAGAATTAGCTTCTAAAACAAAAGCTAACTTCTTATCTACCGTTACCCATGAGTTGCGTACTCCATTATATGCTGTAACCGGACTCACAAATATGCTATTAGATGAAGATCCAAAAGATCATCAAATTCCACATTTAAAATCTTTAAAATTTTCTGGAGATTACCTATTAACCTTTATCAACGATATACTTCAAATCAATAAAATTGAAGCCAATAAAGTTGAGATAGACCCAGAACATTTTAACCTTAGAAACAAATTAGAGAACGTCATCTCGGCACTTAGCAACTCAGCGAAGGATCAAGACACTAAAATTCATTTTGAATATGAAAATGGTTTGCCAGAAACATTTGTTGGTGACCAATTAAAGATTTCCCAAATCTTAATTAACCTACTCGGAAATGCTATTAAATTCACAAAAGATGGAGACATCTGGGTGAGAGCAAGTAAAATTGATCTAAAAGACAATGTGTACAAGCTTCGCTTCGAAATTGAAGATAATGGTATTGGTATTACAAAAGAAAAACAAGACCACATGTTTGAGAGCTTTTCTCAAGGCTCTGTACAAATTAACAGAAAGTATGGAGGTACTGGTTTAGGTTTATCTATTGTAAAAGGACTAATTCAAATTCTTAAAGGAACAATCCATTTAAAGAGTGAGCTTGGTAAAGGCACAACATTCTTTTTCGAAATCCCTTTAAAATATGATGAAGTTGTAGACAAAACTGAGGTAGTAGAAGTTAAAAAAGTAAATAAGATGGAAGGATTGGACTTAAGCAACGTTAAGATTCTAATTGTAGAAGATAACAAAATCAATCAAATGATTACCAAAAAGATTCTAAATAAAATGAATCTCTATTGTGATGTGGTTGATAATGGAGAGGCTGCAGTAGAACAAGTAAAAGAAGTGGCGTACGATGTTGTTTTAATGGACATACACATGCCAGGTATAAGTGGATTAGAAGCCACAAAAATCATTAGAACATTCGATAAAGAACTCACCATTTTTGCTCTAACAGCAGTGACATTAGAAGACAAAATGCACGAGTTTGGCGACGCTGGTTTTGATGATATTATTTCTAAACCGTTTAAACAAGATGATTTCGAAGATAAACTACATGCTGCATTGTCTGGAGAAAAAATAGTATCTAGCTTCTTTAGCTAATAAAGCTTTTTACCGCTGCGTTGAATTGTGCAGCATTATCTATTTTTATTTCAATAGGAATATAATACAATTTACCATCTAAACTTTTATGACTGCTTAACCTCACATAATCCTTTTCTGTTGTAATTATTAATGATTTTGAAGCCAAATCTTCAATATCAGTAGTTCTAAAATTATAATGATCACTAAATTCTAGATGATCGAATTTCAATCCTTTCTCAACTAAAAAATCAACTAATGGATTCGCATTGGCTATTCCAGTAACTAAGGTGAATTTTGGAAGCTTAGTTAACTCAAGTGAATCTGACTCTGACAATACATCCACAGCATAATCCACATAGCTAAAAAATAACTGCTGATTACTTTTAATTTTTAATTTAGAAGTGATTTTTTTCTTTTCCCCTTCCGAAATATCTTTATGACACTTAGTAACCACAATTAAATCGGCCCGATTAGCGCCAGACCTCGGCTCTCTTAAATTACCCGAAGGCAAAACGATATCTTTATAATAAAGATTATTGTAAGCGGTTAAAAGAATATTAAATCCAGCTTTTACTTTTCTATGTTGAAAGGCATCATCCAATAAAATAACTTCTGGCTGAAGTTTTAATGCTCTAAGTGCTTTAATTCCATTTTGCCTATCCGCATCAACAGCAACGGTAACTTCTTGAAACTTTCTATGAAACTGAAAAGGTTCGTCTCCAATAGTATCTGCATTAGCATTTTCATCTGCTAAAATAAAACCTTCTGTTTTTCGTTTGTAACCTCTACTTAATGTAGCAACCGACTTTTCATCTTTTAAAAGTCGAATTAAATACTCTATCATTGGTGTTTTTCCTGTTCCACCTGTACTAAGGTTTCCGACACAAATTATAGGAAAATCATAAGATTTAGACGATTTTATACCTAAATCAAACAACCTATTTCTTAACCAAGTAATTACGAAATAAATGGGTACAATAGGAAACAATATGATGCGGATAATCTTCACGAGCACTAAATTATATTATTTTTGAAACAAATATACACTTATGATTATACAAGACGTAATTAATCACTTACACAACTTAGCTCCATTGGCTTATGCTGAAGATTTTGACAACGTAGGACTTTTAGTTGGTGATAAAAATGAAAACGTGTCAGGTATTCTTGTTACATTAGATACGCTTGAAGCCGTTGTAGATGAAGCCATTGAAAATGACTGCAATCTTATAGTAAGCTTCCACCCTATTATATTTTCAGGTTTAAAAAAAATAACCGGAAAAACGTATGTAGAACGTGTTGTCATAAAAGCCATTCAGCATAACATTGCTATATTTTCTATTCACACCGCTTTAGACAATGCACTACAAGGCGTAAATTCAATTATATGTGATCAATTAGGATTGACGAATAAAAAAATTCTCATCCCGCAATCTGGCACAATTAAAAAATTACAAACCTACGTTCCAAATGCAAATGCAGAAGCGTTAAGAACGGCATTGTTTAATACAGGAGCAGGAAATATTGGCAATTACGAATCGTGTAGTTTTAATGTTGAAGGGGAAGGTACTTATTTAGGAAATGAAAATTCTAATCCTGTAATTGGTAAAAAAGGTGAATTACATACAGAAAAGGAAGTGGCAATTTCTGTGACATTCAAAAAACATTTAGAATCTAAAGTATTACAAACACTTTTTGAAGCGCATCCTTATGAAGAGGTTGCATATGAAATTTCAACCTTAGAGAACACCAATCAACACATCGGAATAGGCATGATTGGTGAGTTGGAGAATGTCATGGAAACCGAAGATTGCCTTAAATTCATTAAAAACAACATGAATACCGAATGTATTAGACATTCAAAACCATTAAATAAACCAATTAAACGCATTGCTGTTTTAGGTGGTTCAGGTAGTTTTGCTATTTCGGCCGCAAAAGCTGCTAATGCTGATATTTTGGTGACTGCCGACTTAAAATATCACGATTTTTTTAGTGCAGAAAATGATATCGTATTGGCTGATATTGGGCATTATGAAAGCGAACAATTCACAAAATCGTTTTTAGTAGACTATCTCTCGAAAAAAATCACTAATTTTGCAATCATTTTATCAAAGACAAATACAAATCCGATAAAGTATTTATAATTATGGCAAAAAAAGCTGAAGTTTCTGTTGAAGAGCGATTAAGAGCACTATATGATTTACAATTAATTGACTCTAGAGTAGACGAAATAAGAAATGTCAGAGGAGAACTTCCTTTAGAAGTTAGAGATCTAGAAGACGAGGTTGAAGGACTTAACTTAAGAATGGAAAAGCTAAATGATAGCCTAACTATTATTGATGACGAGATTAAAGGTAAGAAAAACCTAATCGAAGAAGCAAAAACTTTGATTAAAAAATACAGTGAGCAACAGAAAAATGTTAGAAATAACAGAGAATACAACTCATTAACTAAAGAAATTGAATTTCAAGAATTGGAAATTCAATTAGCTGAAAAGCACATTAAAGAATTTAAAGTTCAGATAGAACAGAAAAAAGAAGTTATTTCTGAAACTAAAGATCGTTTAAAAGATCGTACTGCGCATTTAAAGCACAAAAAAGGAGAGCTTAACGAAATCTTGAAGGAAACTGAAAAAGAAGAAGAAGCGCTTAACGATAAATCTTTAGATTTTCAAAAGAAGATTGATGAACGTTTAGTTAAAGCTTACCAAAGAATTAGAAACAACGTTAAAAATGGTTTAGCTGTTGTTGCTATTGAGCGTGGTGCTTCTGGTGGGTCTTTCTTTACTATTCCTCCACAAATACAAGTAGAAATTGCTTCTCGTAAGAAAGTAATTACTGATGAACATAGTGGTCGTATCCTTGTAGATGCTGATTTAGCGGAAGAAGAAAAAGTAAAAATGAATAAATTATTTGCTAAACTTAGTAAATAAGCATACTACACATAATATATCTAAGCCTTTGCATTTGCAGAGGCTTTTTTTATTTAAGATAATTTTAGAATAATTAGACTTAAGGAATCGTAACTTCTAACGACTATTAAAAGAAAGAAAAATCAAAATATGAGAAAGTTACTAAGCATTTTAACCATCACTTTATTATTCAGTTGTCACAATCAAGCACAAACAAATCCTAAGCAACAAGCTATTATAGATGCAGAACCCGTAGTTGTACCATTAAAAGATGGTAAAGCTAGAGCCTATTTTGCTAGTGGCTGTTTTTGGTGTGTTGAAGCTGTTTATGAAAGCGTAAAAGGTGTTGAGGAATCTATTTCAGGCTATGCTGGTGGACATACAGAAAACCCAACTTATGAAGCAAGCAATACCGGTAAAACAGGCCATGCAGAAGCTGTAGAGATAATTTATGACCCTAAAGTTATTAGTTTTTCAGAATTAGTTGATGTCTATTTTGGTTCTCAAAATCCCACTCAAGTTAATGGTCAAGGTCCTGATCATGGATCACAGTATCGTTCTATAATCTTTTACCAAAACGATGAGCAAAAGAAAATTATAGAAGATAAAAAAGCGGCTTTAGCTAAAGAATTAGATGCTACCATTGCTGCAGAAGTCTATCCGTTTCAAAAGTTTTGGGTTGGAGAAGATTATCATCAAAATTATGAACGACTTCATCCTAATCAAGGTTATATAAGAAATGTATCTGTTCCTCGTTTGAATAAGTTTAAGTCAAAGTTTCCTGAGTTATTAAAGGATGATGCGAAGCATTAGTATTTTAGACCTATCAGGTTTTGAACATCTGATAGGTCTTAAAATATTGTAAAAAACTTATTCCGAAATATACTCCACTTCAACACCTATCATAGGATTTAAAACCCCAACTTTAGTGCGTTTGGGGTTTTTATATTTTATTGATCCATCTCTCCATCCTGTATTATGATAATTAGACCAAGTTTGCAGATCTTTCTCTTCCGTAAAGGTATATCCATATCTTGGTCCAAAATAAGCGTACTTTTTCACTTTCCCTGATGTATTTACCATTTCTACACCAACACAAATTCCATTTTTAGGGAATCTAATTCCTAAATCTTTTACATCAACCCAAAGTTTATATTTTTTATTTTTAGGTTTCACATATAAATTTTCATGATATAACAACTTACCAGGAGAATTAGTTATCGAATCAAATTCATAAAACTTAAGATTAAAGGTTGCTATATATTCAGCATCTTTTCGTTTTTTAAGATTTATATAAACGCTATTAACTTTACCTGTTTTGTATTTGGGGTTTTCTATTAAAACAGTAGTTTCATAACCAATTAAGGACGTAACACCCATATTTCCGTCTCTTTTTTCGCCTAGAATCTCTTTCTCACCATATTTTATTCTTTTACTAGAAATGACGACTTCATCCAAATTCTCAATTTCAGGCTCTAAGAAAATTTCAAGTATCACATCCGTTTTAAAACTAGTAGCAGGCAATAGCCTAGATTTATAACCTATAGTTGAAATTTTTAAAGTATCACTATTTATGTTTTTAATTTTCAATTCAAAATCCCCAAACTCATTAGCATAAGTTCCTTTTCCATTTTTTAAAACAACATTCGCATAAGCGATAGATTCCCCTGTTAATTTATCTTTTACAATACCTTTAATCGCTTGAGCAGAACAAAGGTTAATTGTCAGGAAAAGGATTAATAAATTAATTATTTTCATGTTCGAAATTATTTTTTTTTGATAGAATGTTAGATTTTACAGTTTTCCCATTTAGGAATTAGAGAACCTTTTTTTTCGTAGCCTTCAATTCGAAAATCATAGGAAACAATTGATTTTTCATTTTATACATTCCTGATTCTGTCTTAATCAAATCCGGAAAAACATCATACGGACTTTCATCATATTCATTGAGGTACTCAATTTGTAATCCGACTTCAATAAGTGAATTAACTATTTCGCCTAAGCCATGATTCCACCCATACTCTTTACTTATCATTTTTGAATCTTGATTCGCATAAGTCCCTTCATATTCGTCATAAATCACATCATCCTGACTATAATGATATGTCATTTTAGGTTGTCCATCCATATAATCAAACATCCACGCAATAGGATGAAATTCCACAATATAAAATGTCCCTCCTAATTTGAGTCGTTCTGAAATCATTTTTGCCCAAGGTTTTAAATCGGGTAACCAACCAATAGTTCCGTAGCTTGTAAAAACAATATCAAAAGTATCTGAAATATGTTTAGAAGTATCCAAAACATTACAACAGACAAACTCAGCATCAAGTTGTAATTCATCATTTAATTGTTTTGCTAATTTCACTCCTTCATCACTCAAATCTACTCCAACACACTTGGCTCCCATCCGACTCCAACTCAATGTATCTTGGCCAAAATGGCATTGTAGGTGCAAAAGAGACTTTCCACTAACATCACCTAAAGCGTTCAACTCATAAGGCATCAGAGAGGATTTCCCTTTTTTAAAAGCATCCATATCGTACATGTCACTTTGCGCATGTATGGCTACTTTTTTGTTCCAAGTCGCTTTATTAACTTCAAAATAATTAGCGTCGTCATTCATGGTTGATTAATTTAGCCTGTAATTTACCATATCTTTTTTAATATGAAATCATTATATCTTGGTCTTATATGTTTACTACTTTTTTCAACTTGCAAATCTGATAAATCCGAATCACGTTTAAAAGAAATCCATAAAGAACCAACTGTTGCTCGAAAAATTGCTAACGCACATGGTTTTGAAAATTGGAAGAATGTCTTTGAAGTAAAATTTACTTTTCAAGTCGATAGAGACACTATAAAAGGTAAAAGGCGATCTTGGACTTGGAATCCAAAAACTAAAAATGTTAGTATGGTGACTGAAACACAAACTGTGAGTTACACTTTAAATGCGATAGACAGCACAAGTATAGACACTGATAGAGCTTTTATAAACGATAAGTTTTGGTTGTTAATACCGTTTCAATTGGTTTGGAACACCTCTACAACCATTTCTGAACCAACAAAAGCTGAAGCTCCAATTAGTAAAAATCAGTTAAATCTTATCACACTAACTTACCCAAATAAAGGAGGTTATACTCCAGGAGATGCTTATGACATATTTTATAGCGATGATTTCATTATTAAAGAATGGGTCTTTAGAAAAGGAAATTCTGAAGAACCGACAATGGCAACCACCTTTGAAAACTATAAAGATTATAAAGGCATTAAAATTGCAACAGACCACAAAATGGACGGTGGCAACTGGAATCTAAATTTCACTGAAGTAAGTATTACTTTGGTTGGACAAAAATAAGACTGTATTTTTACAGCCTAAAATGTAAGATTCGCGTTCTAAGTTTTGACTTAAAAACGCATAGCTTACATTTTCCGCCTTTTGGCGCCTATTATATATGTAAAGCACTTCAATTATTATATTGAAGTGCTTTTTTCTTGAGGTATATAAAACCCCAGATTTAAACGTTTTGCATATTAATAGGGATATTAAACCTAATAGACGTTCCTACTCCCGTTTCACTTTCTAATACCAAATTCCCTCCTAGCATTTCTACGTAAGCTTTCGATATAGACAATCCAATTCCAGAACCATGTAAGCCATTCCTGTTATTGACATCAACCTGATAAAAAGGATTAAAAATAGACTCTTTTTTATCTTCAGGAATTCCAACACCAGTATCTTTAATAAAAAATTCTAATTGAGAAGCTGTATTATTTAAACTACAACTAAGAAAAATACTATCACCTTTGGCAGTATACTTTATTGCATTTTCTATTAAATGTTTTAAAATGGCTATAAACTTATTACTATCAGAATTTATTTGACTATTCTTTTGTGGGACGAAATTAGTTAAAGTAAACTGAACATTTTTTAATTCCGCTTCTGGCAAAAACAATTTGTAAATATCTTGAATGCAATCGTTAACATTAAATAACGATGTTTTAACCTGCATAAGTCCAGTTTCTATTTTAGAGATATTCAGAATATCTGTAATAACATCTAGTAGTTCATTACCATTACTTTCAATTACACTTACATATTCCTGATACTCTTCATCTTCTAATTGGTATGATTTTAAAAGTTCAGCACTACCCAAAATGCCATACATGGGAGTTCTAATTTCATGACTCATATTGGACATAAATGCAGATTTTAACTTATCTGACTCCTCAGCGCGCTCCTTAGCAATGATTACATTTCGATGTTTTTCTAGAAGCTCATCTTGTAATTCATTTTCTCTTAATAACGCATTATGCAAATGGTCTATTAAAAACGAAACTGAAAGCACTGTAAGTAACCCGAAAACAACATTATTAATAAAAACAACAAATAATATTTCTATTGGAGACTCCGTAAAAAAACGAATATCTATCCACTTTACATAATCAATAAATAATATAATAGCATAAAACACTGCAGATAACAAAACAGAATTAACACCAGCTTTCTTCCCACTATAAAGCGTTATTAAAATACTAAGCATAAAGAGTAAAATAGTTCCATTACCATTCAGCCCTAAATCAATAATTAAAGCAAAAGACAGCACAAATAAATTAATAGAAAATATAGTTTTTTTTGTTGTTAAAAGCATTCTTTTATTAAGAACCAAAAACGACATTACTAAAACAGCTACGGTATCTATAACAAAAACAAACCATTTATCTAAAGCAATAGCCATACCTGCACTAGGAATATAGGATATTAAACTTAACACAAGAGTTAATATTAAGATAGAGACAAACAATTTATCTCTAAAATAAGTTAAGTCGTCTTTCTCTTTTAC from the Winogradskyella helgolandensis genome contains:
- a CDS encoding ATP-binding protein, producing the protein MSQIKYYIFVFLACFCSLIFAQQDVAEDRDMLSLRLKEHLNQAKLDNDRGNYYNAKDNLDKALVIAEKIDDKSSQGTIHTKIAKVQFFVGEKDQATISLSKAIQIQRDNNDYSNLAITYNIKGVIFSTQQEYDKALTYYNSAKNLFEQVDREEYISEVTLNEAKAYIAQEDYEKAKTKLEKTIILAKKYDQKRLLSSALIQSGKVYSALNNPKIALSQIEEGLSIALSQKIIENVNEAYIKLSDIHEKNGSYKLAHEYIKKHIHLSDSILNVKRENIVSGISGQSINNYKDAENAQLKAQITDINAESAFTRITTILSIALITILSLLTLSLYKNNNIRLNTNTMLHKKNDELIVAKEKAELASKTKANFLSTVTHELRTPLYAVTGLTNMLLDEDPKDHQIPHLKSLKFSGDYLLTFINDILQINKIEANKVEIDPEHFNLRNKLENVISALSNSAKDQDTKIHFEYENGLPETFVGDQLKISQILINLLGNAIKFTKDGDIWVRASKIDLKDNVYKLRFEIEDNGIGITKEKQDHMFESFSQGSVQINRKYGGTGLGLSIVKGLIQILKGTIHLKSELGKGTTFFFEIPLKYDEVVDKTEVVEVKKVNKMEGLDLSNVKILIVEDNKINQMITKKILNKMNLYCDVVDNGEAAVEQVKEVAYDVVLMDIHMPGISGLEATKIIRTFDKELTIFALTAVTLEDKMHEFGDAGFDDIISKPFKQDDFEDKLHAALSGEKIVSSFFS
- the lpxK gene encoding tetraacyldisaccharide 4'-kinase, with the translated sequence MKIIRIILFPIVPIYFVITWLRNRLFDLGIKSSKSYDFPIICVGNLSTGGTGKTPMIEYLIRLLKDEKSVATLSRGYKRKTEGFILADENANADTIGDEPFQFHRKFQEVTVAVDADRQNGIKALRALKLQPEVILLDDAFQHRKVKAGFNILLTAYNNLYYKDIVLPSGNLREPRSGANRADLIVVTKCHKDISEGEKKKITSKLKIKSNQQLFFSYVDYAVDVLSESDSLELTKLPKFTLVTGIANANPLVDFLVEKGLKFDHLEFSDHYNFRTTDIEDLASKSLIITTEKDYVRLSSHKSLDGKLYYIPIEIKIDNAAQFNAAVKSFIS
- a CDS encoding Nif3-like dinuclear metal center hexameric protein, whose protein sequence is MIIQDVINHLHNLAPLAYAEDFDNVGLLVGDKNENVSGILVTLDTLEAVVDEAIENDCNLIVSFHPIIFSGLKKITGKTYVERVVIKAIQHNIAIFSIHTALDNALQGVNSIICDQLGLTNKKILIPQSGTIKKLQTYVPNANAEALRTALFNTGAGNIGNYESCSFNVEGEGTYLGNENSNPVIGKKGELHTEKEVAISVTFKKHLESKVLQTLFEAHPYEEVAYEISTLENTNQHIGIGMIGELENVMETEDCLKFIKNNMNTECIRHSKPLNKPIKRIAVLGGSGSFAISAAKAANADILVTADLKYHDFFSAENDIVLADIGHYESEQFTKSFLVDYLSKKITNFAIILSKTNTNPIKYL
- a CDS encoding zinc ribbon domain-containing protein, producing the protein MAKKAEVSVEERLRALYDLQLIDSRVDEIRNVRGELPLEVRDLEDEVEGLNLRMEKLNDSLTIIDDEIKGKKNLIEEAKTLIKKYSEQQKNVRNNREYNSLTKEIEFQELEIQLAEKHIKEFKVQIEQKKEVISETKDRLKDRTAHLKHKKGELNEILKETEKEEEALNDKSLDFQKKIDERLVKAYQRIRNNVKNGLAVVAIERGASGGSFFTIPPQIQVEIASRKKVITDEHSGRILVDADLAEEEKVKMNKLFAKLSK
- the msrA gene encoding peptide-methionine (S)-S-oxide reductase MsrA, with the translated sequence MRKLLSILTITLLFSCHNQAQTNPKQQAIIDAEPVVVPLKDGKARAYFASGCFWCVEAVYESVKGVEESISGYAGGHTENPTYEASNTGKTGHAEAVEIIYDPKVISFSELVDVYFGSQNPTQVNGQGPDHGSQYRSIIFYQNDEQKKIIEDKKAALAKELDATIAAEVYPFQKFWVGEDYHQNYERLHPNQGYIRNVSVPRLNKFKSKFPELLKDDAKH
- a CDS encoding carboxypeptidase-like regulatory domain-containing protein, whose translation is MKIINLLILFLTINLCSAQAIKGIVKDKLTGESIAYANVVLKNGKGTYANEFGDFELKIKNINSDTLKISTIGYKSRLLPATSFKTDVILEIFLEPEIENLDEVVISSKRIKYGEKEILGEKRDGNMGVTSLIGYETTVLIENPKYKTGKVNSVYINLKKRKDAEYIATFNLKFYEFDSITNSPGKLLYHENLYVKPKNKKYKLWVDVKDLGIRFPKNGICVGVEMVNTSGKVKKYAYFGPRYGYTFTEEKDLQTWSNYHNTGWRDGSIKYKNPKRTKVGVLNPMIGVEVEYISE
- a CDS encoding class I SAM-dependent methyltransferase translates to MNDDANYFEVNKATWNKKVAIHAQSDMYDMDAFKKGKSSLMPYELNALGDVSGKSLLHLQCHFGQDTLSWSRMGAKCVGVDLSDEGVKLAKQLNDELQLDAEFVCCNVLDTSKHISDTFDIVFTSYGTIGWLPDLKPWAKMISERLKLGGTFYIVEFHPIAWMFDYMDGQPKMTYHYSQDDVIYDEYEGTYANQDSKMISKEYGWNHGLGEIVNSLIEVGLQIEYLNEYDESPYDVFPDLIKTESGMYKMKNQLFPMIFELKATKKKVL
- a CDS encoding sensor histidine kinase, whose product is MLKKLWSPYHQWYIEYSGFSNVKEKDDLTYFRDKLFVSILILTLVLSLISYIPSAGMAIALDKWFVFVIDTVAVLVMSFLVLNKRMLLTTKKTIFSINLFVLSFALIIDLGLNGNGTILLFMLSILITLYSGKKAGVNSVLLSAVFYAIILFIDYVKWIDIRFFTESPIEILFVVFINNVVFGLLTVLSVSFLIDHLHNALLRENELQDELLEKHRNVIIAKERAEESDKLKSAFMSNMSHEIRTPMYGILGSAELLKSYQLEDEEYQEYVSVIESNGNELLDVITDILNISKIETGLMQVKTSLFNVNDCIQDIYKLFLPEAELKNVQFTLTNFVPQKNSQINSDSNKFIAILKHLIENAIKYTAKGDSIFLSCSLNNTASQLEFFIKDTGVGIPEDKKESIFNPFYQVDVNNRNGLHGSGIGLSISKAYVEMLGGNLVLESETGVGTSIRFNIPINMQNV